The following coding sequences are from one Sphingobium sp. Cam5-1 window:
- a CDS encoding endonuclease domain-containing protein, with translation MPVPPPAGGRGASTTPPPAGGRGPGGGPAQPFQPRNTTRAKELRNAAPTPERLLWQQLRARKLGHKFSRQMPVGPYFADFLCRELNLIIEVDGETHDHRAAYDNRREDYCLARGYQILRFSNADVMKNLEGVITHIQTTLAQAHPRPLPQAGGEQ, from the coding sequence ATGCCTGTTCCCCCTCCCGCTGGCGGGAGGGGCGCCTCTACTACTCCCCCTCCCGCAGGCGGGAGGGGGCCGGGGGGTGGGCCAGCGCAACCTTTCCAACCACGCAACACCACCCGCGCCAAAGAGCTGAGAAACGCCGCCCCGACTCCCGAACGCCTGCTATGGCAGCAACTCCGCGCCCGTAAACTCGGCCACAAATTCAGCCGGCAGATGCCGGTAGGGCCCTATTTTGCCGATTTCCTCTGCCGTGAACTCAACCTCATCATCGAGGTCGATGGCGAAACCCATGATCATCGCGCTGCCTATGACAATCGCCGAGAAGATTACTGCCTCGCCCGAGGCTATCAAATCTTGCGCTTTTCCAATGCCGATGTGATGAAAAATCTTGAAGGCGTAATAACGCATATCCAGACCACCCTTGCGCAGGCCCACCCCCGGCCCCTCCCGCAAGCGGGAGGGGAGCAGTAA
- a CDS encoding alpha/beta fold hydrolase codes for MNIEVLDRRTLLLGGAAVAGAMMFGGAAVAAPFASRRIAVTVRGTGRDVILIAGLASGPGLWNGVMAALPGYRWHLVHVRGFAGLAADANASGPLIQPLADEIARYISSAGLRRPAVVGHSMGGTLAMMLGLKGVAGRLMVVDMLPDGAAMVGGTARGMGYLADQLSQYFTGTKAGRSYLAQILAQAPDARGSDPDVIANALRDLANIDLGPQLGRISVPMDVVYATGSDAAQAAQIGRNFRAAYAAKKDLTLTPIGPGGHVIMADQPARFSAAVKQFLSS; via the coding sequence ATGAACATAGAGGTTTTGGATCGGCGAACGCTCCTGCTGGGCGGCGCGGCTGTGGCGGGCGCGATGATGTTCGGCGGCGCTGCTGTGGCGGCTCCATTTGCGTCGCGCAGGATCGCCGTGACGGTGCGGGGCACCGGCCGCGACGTGATATTGATAGCAGGGCTGGCGAGCGGGCCGGGGCTGTGGAACGGCGTGATGGCGGCTTTGCCGGGCTATCGCTGGCACCTTGTCCATGTGCGTGGCTTTGCGGGTTTGGCCGCCGATGCCAATGCGAGCGGTCCCCTGATCCAGCCACTGGCGGACGAAATTGCGCGCTACATCAGTTCGGCCGGGCTGCGGCGGCCAGCGGTCGTGGGGCATTCCATGGGCGGTACGCTGGCTATGATGCTGGGGCTGAAGGGCGTGGCTGGCCGATTGATGGTGGTCGATATGCTGCCCGACGGCGCGGCGATGGTGGGCGGAACCGCGCGGGGCATGGGCTATCTTGCCGACCAGCTGAGCCAATATTTTACCGGGACCAAGGCGGGGCGGAGTTACCTTGCGCAGATATTGGCGCAAGCTCCCGATGCCAGGGGGAGTGACCCGGACGTCATTGCCAATGCCCTTCGCGACCTTGCCAATATCGACCTTGGTCCACAGCTTGGCCGGATCAGCGTGCCCATGGACGTGGTCTATGCCACCGGGTCCGATGCCGCCCAAGCGGCGCAGATCGGTCGAAACTTTCGCGCGGCCTATGCTGCCAAGAAGGATTTGACGCTGACGCCGATCGGGCCGGGTGGCCATGTCATCATGGCGGATCAGCCCGCGCGGTTCAGCGCGGCGGTGAAGCAATTCCTGTCCAGTTGA
- a CDS encoding heavy-metal-associated domain-containing protein — MLGLAAAALFAQMEGERGVPPIASGGDYQVSGIKVDVLGKDANSARLAGWRLAQRQGWRMLWTRTHGAAGVPNLSDSQLEAMISGVEIEYEQVGPTRYIATLGILFDRARTGQLLGVSGHVMRSPPLLVIPVMWDGGSAVSYERINEWQKAWARFRTGDSAIDYVRVSGSIADPILLNAGQVGRRGRLWWRVLLDQYGAADVVVPIARLQREYPGGPVRGTFTARYGPDDTLIGSFSLRASAESAIPQMLDEAARRIDQLYTAALNDGRLRPDPSLIIEEPVDPDALDIENATELPLETLDTPTSSATTSSVSIQFDTPDVGSVAQGEAAVRSILGVRSAATSSLALGGTSVMQVSFDGSVDALRAGLQARGFTVSGSGNTLRIRRAGAAPAAAGTAAPQ; from the coding sequence ATGCTGGGCCTCGCTGCCGCAGCCTTGTTCGCGCAGATGGAGGGCGAACGCGGCGTGCCGCCGATCGCGAGCGGGGGCGATTATCAGGTCAGCGGCATCAAGGTCGATGTGCTGGGCAAGGACGCCAATAGCGCGCGCCTCGCGGGCTGGCGGCTGGCGCAGCGGCAGGGCTGGCGGATGCTGTGGACGCGCACCCATGGCGCGGCCGGGGTGCCGAACCTGTCCGATTCGCAGCTGGAAGCGATGATCTCCGGCGTGGAGATCGAATATGAGCAAGTCGGGCCGACCCGTTACATAGCGACGCTGGGCATCTTGTTTGACCGCGCGCGGACGGGGCAGCTGCTGGGCGTGTCCGGCCATGTCATGCGTTCGCCGCCGCTGCTGGTGATTCCGGTGATGTGGGATGGCGGGTCCGCTGTTTCCTATGAGCGGATCAATGAGTGGCAGAAGGCCTGGGCGCGGTTCCGCACTGGCGACAGCGCGATCGACTATGTGCGGGTGAGCGGATCGATCGCTGATCCCATCCTGCTGAATGCGGGTCAGGTGGGGCGGCGCGGGCGGCTGTGGTGGCGCGTGCTGCTGGACCAATATGGCGCGGCCGATGTGGTGGTGCCGATCGCGCGCCTTCAGCGGGAATATCCCGGTGGTCCGGTGAGGGGCACTTTTACGGCGCGCTATGGGCCGGACGATACGTTGATCGGCAGCTTTTCCCTGCGCGCGTCGGCTGAAAGCGCGATTCCGCAGATGCTGGATGAAGCGGCGCGGCGAATCGATCAGCTTTACACCGCCGCCCTTAATGACGGCCGTTTGCGGCCCGATCCGTCGTTGATCATTGAAGAGCCCGTCGATCCGGACGCGCTCGATATCGAAAATGCGACCGAGCTGCCGTTGGAGACGCTCGACACGCCGACGTCATCTGCGACTACCAGCAGCGTTTCGATCCAGTTCGACACGCCCGATGTCGGCTCTGTTGCGCAGGGCGAGGCGGCGGTGCGGTCCATCCTGGGCGTCAGGTCGGCGGCGACCAGCAGTCTTGCTCTGGGTGGGACTTCGGTGATGCAAGTGAGCTTTGACGGCAGCGTCGATGCCTTGCGCGCCGGGCTTCAGGCGCGGGGCTTCACTGTTTCGGGTTCCGGCAATACGCTGCGTATCAGGCGGGCGGGCGCTGCGCCTGCCGCAGCGGGGACAGCAGCGCCGCAATGA
- a CDS encoding SGNH/GDSL hydrolase family protein, protein MRRFSRISLPRFLLLGLVAAVTGCAHDQSVRPDGGIAPGSVYVAMGSSFAAGPGIAPSANSKPAMCARSANNYAQQLAKRRGLELVDVSCSGATTSGVLNGWAGIRPQIEALTAETRLVTITIGGNDVGYIGGLMGASCRQVNAASGVRCPPTLAPKEERWTALEAALRRIAAEVRQRAPKAKLIWVDYPVVLPGKGLCAATPVSPQEADMARAMAKRLAALTARVARDTGSSILAASRLTVGHDVCAPDPWMNGYPVPGKLVSVPYHPTLPGMRAIAAALDRMLDR, encoded by the coding sequence ATGCGGCGTTTTTCCCGGATTTCCTTGCCTCGCTTTCTCCTGCTGGGGTTGGTTGCTGCCGTCACCGGCTGCGCGCATGATCAGAGCGTTCGGCCCGATGGCGGCATTGCTCCGGGATCGGTCTATGTCGCGATGGGCAGTTCCTTCGCCGCAGGGCCGGGCATCGCGCCATCCGCGAACAGCAAACCGGCCATGTGCGCCCGCTCGGCAAACAATTATGCCCAACAGCTTGCAAAACGGCGTGGGCTGGAACTGGTCGATGTCAGTTGCAGCGGGGCGACGACCAGCGGCGTACTCAACGGTTGGGCAGGCATCCGCCCGCAGATCGAAGCGCTGACGGCGGAAACGCGGCTCGTCACCATCACCATTGGCGGCAATGATGTGGGTTATATCGGGGGCCTGATGGGGGCTTCCTGCCGTCAGGTCAATGCGGCGAGCGGGGTTCGCTGTCCGCCCACCCTGGCGCCCAAGGAAGAAAGATGGACGGCGCTGGAAGCCGCGCTCCGCCGGATCGCGGCCGAAGTGCGACAGCGCGCGCCCAAGGCCAAGCTGATATGGGTCGATTATCCTGTGGTGCTTCCGGGGAAAGGCCTCTGTGCCGCCACGCCGGTTTCTCCTCAAGAGGCGGATATGGCGCGGGCCATGGCGAAACGGCTGGCGGCGCTGACGGCGCGCGTGGCGCGGGATACCGGCTCATCCATCCTTGCGGCCTCGCGTCTGACTGTCGGTCACGATGTCTGTGCACCGGACCCGTGGATGAACGGCTATCCCGTGCCAGGCAAGCTGGTCAGCGTGCCGTACCATCCCACACTGCCGGGCATGAGGGCGATTGCGGCCGCGCTCGACAGGATGCTTGATCGCTAA
- the nadB gene encoding L-aspartate oxidase, whose amino-acid sequence MPTTTHDVVIIGSGAAGLTAAINLAQDRKVVVLAKAALDSGSTNWAQGGIAAVLDAGDSFEAHVNDTMVAGAGLNNRETVEFVVSEAPAAIDRLAELGVPFNGGEEFGERWHLTREGGHSHRRIVHVDDATGHAVQVALLKAARANPNITLLEDMVAIDLITSRHGERYSGDGHVWGVYAFNKRTKHVDALLGRATILCTGGAGRTYLFSTAPRGATGDGIAMAWRAGCRVSNMEMNQFHPTCLYNLEVKNFLITEAVRGEGGHLKLPPGVPGGGERFMPRFDPRGELAPRDVVARAIDHEIKRLGLDYVHLDISHKEPEFVRTHFPTIYARLLDLDIDITKEPIPVVPAQHYTCGGVIIDLDGRTDMPGLYAAGEVTESGLHGANRLASNSLLECFVFGEAAARHIRAHWDDLPAPPAILPWDESRVTNSDEEVIVQHNWKEIRRFMWDYVGIVRTTKRLERAQHRIDLLAKEVDEYYGHFRVTPDLIELRNLLEVARLVVRSALRRKESRGLHYTLDYPDMLPEAVDTVLAP is encoded by the coding sequence ATGCCCACCACAACCCACGACGTCGTCATCATCGGCTCCGGCGCGGCAGGCCTCACCGCCGCCATCAACCTAGCGCAAGACCGCAAGGTCGTCGTCCTGGCAAAAGCCGCGCTCGACAGCGGCTCCACCAACTGGGCGCAGGGCGGCATCGCCGCCGTCCTCGACGCGGGCGACAGTTTCGAAGCGCATGTCAACGACACCATGGTCGCAGGCGCAGGCCTCAACAATCGCGAGACAGTCGAGTTCGTCGTCTCCGAAGCACCCGCCGCCATCGACCGGCTGGCGGAGCTGGGCGTCCCCTTTAACGGCGGCGAAGAATTTGGTGAACGCTGGCACCTGACCCGCGAGGGCGGCCACAGCCACCGCCGCATCGTCCATGTCGACGACGCGACCGGCCACGCCGTCCAGGTCGCGCTGCTGAAGGCCGCCCGCGCCAATCCCAACATCACCCTGCTGGAGGATATGGTCGCCATCGACCTCATCACTTCCCGCCATGGCGAACGCTATTCGGGCGACGGCCATGTCTGGGGCGTCTACGCCTTCAACAAGCGCACAAAGCATGTCGACGCGCTGCTTGGGCGTGCGACGATCCTCTGCACCGGCGGCGCGGGCCGCACCTATCTCTTCTCCACCGCCCCGCGCGGCGCGACCGGCGACGGCATCGCCATGGCTTGGCGCGCGGGCTGCCGCGTCTCCAACATGGAGATGAATCAGTTCCACCCGACATGCCTTTACAATCTGGAGGTCAAGAATTTCCTCATCACCGAAGCGGTGCGCGGCGAAGGCGGCCATCTGAAGCTGCCCCCCGGCGTCCCTGGCGGCGGCGAGCGCTTCATGCCCCGCTTCGACCCGCGTGGCGAACTCGCCCCCCGTGATGTGGTGGCCCGCGCCATCGACCATGAAATCAAGCGGCTCGGCCTCGACTATGTCCATCTCGACATCAGCCACAAGGAACCGGAGTTCGTGCGCACGCACTTCCCGACGATCTACGCCCGGCTGCTTGACCTCGACATCGACATAACGAAGGAACCGATCCCCGTTGTTCCGGCGCAGCATTATACCTGCGGCGGCGTCATCATCGACCTCGACGGGCGCACCGATATGCCCGGCCTCTACGCTGCTGGCGAAGTCACTGAAAGCGGCCTGCACGGCGCAAACCGCCTCGCGTCCAACTCTCTGCTCGAATGCTTCGTCTTCGGCGAAGCCGCAGCGCGCCATATCCGCGCCCATTGGGACGATCTGCCCGCCCCGCCCGCCATCCTTCCGTGGGACGAAAGCCGCGTCACCAATTCCGACGAAGAGGTCATCGTCCAGCACAACTGGAAGGAAATCCGCCGCTTCATGTGGGATTATGTCGGCATCGTCCGCACCACAAAGCGGCTGGAGCGCGCGCAGCACCGCATCGACCTGCTCGCCAAGGAAGTGGACGAATATTACGGTCACTTCCGCGTCACGCCCGACCTCATCGAACTGCGCAACCTGCTGGAAGTCGCACGGCTGGTCGTGCGTTCAGCCCTTCGCCGCAAGGAAAGCCGAGGCCTCCATTATACACTGGATTATCCCGACATGCTGCCTGAAGCCGTGGACACGGTGCTCGCGCCCTGA
- the purM gene encoding phosphoribosylformylglycinamidine cyclo-ligase, whose amino-acid sequence MSDTESYSYAKAGVDIAAGNALVRAIAPLAKATRRPGADAELGGFGGFFDLKAAGYDDPLLVAANDGVGTKLKLAIDHDRHDGVGIDLVAMCANDLIVQGAEPLFFLDYYATGKLESGVAERVIAGIAEGCKQAGCALIGGETAEMPGMYAAGDYDLAGFCVGAVERSKALTGNKVKAGDVLLGLTSSGVHSNGFSLVRRLAADKGWKLDRPAIFDNEVLLIDALMAPTRIYVKPLLPLVRSGKINALAHITGGGLLENIPRVLPDGCHVVVDADGWEQPRLMAFLQAQGHIEPEEMARTFNCGVGMVLAVDADAADAVTAELEAAGETVVRVGVVEAGEKGCTVKGSQETWSAKADWTATHLG is encoded by the coding sequence ATGAGCGACACCGAATCCTACAGCTACGCCAAGGCTGGCGTCGATATCGCCGCGGGCAATGCACTGGTCCGCGCCATCGCCCCCTTGGCCAAGGCGACCCGCCGTCCTGGCGCTGATGCAGAACTGGGCGGCTTTGGCGGTTTCTTCGACCTGAAGGCCGCTGGCTATGACGACCCGCTGCTGGTCGCGGCCAATGACGGCGTCGGCACGAAGCTGAAACTCGCGATCGACCATGACCGCCATGACGGCGTCGGCATCGACTTGGTCGCCATGTGCGCCAACGACCTCATCGTGCAGGGCGCGGAGCCACTTTTCTTCCTCGACTATTACGCCACCGGAAAGCTGGAAAGCGGCGTCGCTGAACGCGTGATCGCTGGCATCGCCGAAGGCTGCAAGCAGGCTGGCTGCGCCCTCATCGGTGGCGAAACCGCCGAAATGCCGGGCATGTACGCGGCAGGCGACTATGATCTCGCCGGTTTCTGCGTCGGCGCCGTGGAGCGCAGCAAGGCCCTCACCGGCAACAAGGTGAAGGCAGGCGACGTGCTCCTCGGCCTCACCTCCTCTGGCGTCCATTCCAACGGCTTCTCGCTCGTCCGACGCCTCGCCGCCGACAAGGGCTGGAAGCTCGACCGCCCGGCGATCTTCGACAATGAAGTGCTGCTGATCGATGCGCTGATGGCCCCGACGCGCATCTATGTGAAGCCGCTCCTCCCGCTCGTGCGCAGCGGCAAGATCAACGCGCTGGCACACATCACCGGCGGCGGCCTGCTCGAAAACATCCCCCGCGTTCTGCCCGACGGCTGCCATGTGGTGGTCGACGCCGACGGCTGGGAACAACCGCGCCTGATGGCGTTTCTGCAAGCGCAAGGCCATATCGAACCGGAAGAAATGGCCCGCACCTTCAACTGCGGCGTCGGCATGGTGCTCGCGGTAGACGCTGACGCAGCGGACGCTGTTACCGCCGAACTCGAAGCCGCAGGCGAAACCGTCGTCCGCGTCGGCGTGGTAGAAGCTGGCGAAAAGGGCTGCACCGTCAAGGGAAGCCAGGAGACCTGGAGCGCCAAGGCCGACTGGACCGCCACGCATTTGGGGTGA
- the purN gene encoding phosphoribosylglycinamide formyltransferase, with translation MKTKVGVLISGRGSNMAALLYAAKHPSCPYELVLVAANDPQAAGLTLAQAEGIPTFAQSHKGLKRAEFDQIIDAQLRRAGAEYVALAGYMRLLSPEFVAGWENRMLNIHPSLLPKYKGLDTHQKALDAGDSHAGCSVHVVTSELDDGPVLAQTEVAILPGDTADTLAARILIAEHQLYSRTLADFVTRERQPEWLLAKVRECALALPQADEVTSHGMPCFGIEKGKKFAYFSQDHHGDGITALLVKTTAPEEQAMLIDSDPARYFRPAYFGDGWVGIRLDLGDTDWDHVEDRLAKSWREIAPRKLMGLMDVADEF, from the coding sequence GTGAAGACAAAAGTTGGCGTTCTCATTTCCGGGCGAGGTTCCAACATGGCGGCGCTGCTCTACGCCGCCAAGCACCCGTCCTGCCCTTATGAGCTCGTTCTCGTCGCCGCCAACGATCCGCAAGCCGCTGGCCTCACCCTCGCCCAAGCGGAAGGCATCCCAACTTTCGCCCAAAGCCATAAGGGCCTGAAACGCGCCGAGTTCGACCAGATCATCGACGCGCAGCTACGCAGGGCAGGCGCGGAATATGTCGCGCTGGCCGGTTACATGCGCCTGCTCTCCCCCGAATTCGTCGCAGGCTGGGAAAACCGGATGCTCAACATCCACCCGAGCCTCCTTCCCAAATATAAGGGCCTCGACACCCACCAGAAAGCGCTCGACGCGGGCGACAGCCATGCGGGCTGCTCCGTCCATGTCGTCACCAGCGAACTGGACGACGGCCCGGTGCTGGCCCAGACGGAGGTCGCCATCCTCCCCGGCGACACCGCCGACACCCTCGCCGCGCGCATCCTCATTGCCGAGCATCAGCTTTATTCCCGCACCCTCGCCGACTTCGTCACGCGCGAGCGCCAGCCCGAATGGCTGCTCGCCAAAGTCCGCGAATGCGCGCTGGCCCTCCCGCAGGCGGATGAGGTGACGTCCCACGGCATGCCCTGCTTCGGCATCGAAAAAGGCAAGAAATTCGCCTATTTCAGCCAAGATCATCATGGCGACGGCATCACCGCACTGCTCGTCAAGACCACAGCGCCTGAAGAACAGGCGATGCTGATCGATAGCGACCCCGCCCGCTATTTCCGCCCCGCCTATTTCGGCGACGGCTGGGTCGGCATCCGCCTCGACCTTGGCGACACCGACTGGGATCATGTTGAAGACCGGCTAGCTAAAAGCTGGCGGGAAATCGCGCCCAGGAAGCTCATGGGCCTGATGGACGTAGCTGACGAGTTTTGA
- a CDS encoding serine hydrolase yields the protein MKNGNDGRDTRPYGGSARLVLLMAALSACVSAPVQPHARAAPRVQPTTSTFPIKPVANPPKPFQALDVDQRETPPPALVSVVRNLGQSFNGKVGIAVRRIGSDWTVAWNGNSLFPQQSVSKLWVSMTFLDAVDRGKIRLSDSATITRKDLTLFHQPSAALVGNSGWTTTYSDLMRRAMMQSDNTANDTLLRAVGGPEAVRSYLSRRYIKDIRFGPGERLLQATTAGLEWRQDYSIGRNFYAARARLPMAARTKALDNYLASPPDGAAPSSIVQALAKLKEGSMLSPASAQLLMSIMSEAKTGPQRIKGGVPAGWHYLHKTGTGQELGARSTGFNDVGIMTAPDGTSYAVAVMIGSTTESIPTRWQLMQAVAKAVAANHEKR from the coding sequence ATGAAGAATGGAAATGACGGGCGCGACACGCGTCCTTATGGCGGTTCGGCCCGTCTTGTCTTGTTGATGGCGGCGCTTTCGGCTTGTGTCAGCGCGCCTGTGCAACCCCATGCCCGCGCCGCGCCGCGGGTACAGCCGACGACATCGACCTTTCCGATCAAGCCTGTCGCCAATCCGCCAAAGCCTTTCCAGGCGCTGGACGTCGATCAGCGTGAAACGCCGCCCCCCGCTCTCGTCAGCGTCGTTCGTAACCTGGGCCAGAGCTTTAACGGAAAAGTCGGCATCGCCGTTCGCCGCATCGGCAGTGATTGGACGGTAGCGTGGAATGGCAACTCGCTGTTTCCGCAACAGAGCGTGTCGAAACTCTGGGTATCGATGACGTTCCTCGACGCGGTGGATCGCGGCAAGATTCGCCTGTCCGATTCGGCGACGATCACGCGGAAAGACCTGACGCTGTTCCACCAGCCAAGCGCCGCGTTGGTGGGGAATAGCGGTTGGACGACGACTTATTCCGACCTGATGCGCCGCGCGATGATGCAAAGCGACAATACGGCGAACGACACCCTGCTACGCGCGGTTGGCGGGCCGGAGGCTGTGCGATCCTATCTGTCACGGCGCTACATTAAGGATATCCGATTCGGCCCGGGCGAGCGGCTGTTGCAGGCGACGACCGCAGGTCTGGAGTGGCGGCAGGATTATTCGATCGGCCGCAATTTCTATGCGGCTCGCGCCCGATTGCCGATGGCGGCGCGAACGAAGGCGCTCGACAATTATCTCGCCAGCCCGCCTGATGGCGCAGCGCCCTCTTCGATCGTGCAGGCGCTGGCCAAGCTCAAGGAAGGCAGCATGCTGTCCCCCGCTTCGGCCCAATTGCTGATGTCCATCATGAGCGAAGCCAAGACCGGACCGCAGCGTATCAAGGGTGGGGTGCCCGCTGGCTGGCATTATCTGCACAAGACCGGGACGGGCCAGGAATTGGGCGCGCGCTCGACCGGCTTCAACGATGTCGGCATCATGACGGCGCCAGACGGGACCAGCTATGCGGTTGCGGTAATGATCGGCAGCACGACCGAATCAATCCCGACGCGCTGGCAACTGATGCAGGCGGTGGCGAAGGCCGTGGCCGCGAACCACGAAAAGCGGTAG
- a CDS encoding chromosomal replication initiator DnaA, which translates to MSQISLPFEWPGQGTDDDFLVSDANHVAVRHLENWREWPLAISVLSGPARSGRSMLGRRFAAMSGGTVIDDAQGQDDRLLFNAWNDAQTNRKPLLLIGDSAPTLWDVPLPDLRSRLAAAPHVAIEQPDEPLALALVERALGRAGSRYAQDLPEWLLRRIERSYAAIAEAVRLLNEAALSSGRKISVAMAKESLQAAGFLPIVADDPHPSS; encoded by the coding sequence ATGAGCCAGATCAGCCTGCCGTTCGAATGGCCAGGGCAGGGGACGGACGATGACTTCCTGGTCAGCGACGCCAATCATGTCGCCGTCCGCCATCTGGAAAATTGGCGCGAATGGCCCTTGGCGATCAGCGTGTTGAGTGGCCCGGCGCGGTCGGGCCGGTCGATGCTGGGGCGGCGTTTTGCGGCGATGAGCGGCGGCACGGTGATCGATGATGCGCAGGGGCAGGATGATCGGCTCCTGTTCAACGCCTGGAACGATGCGCAGACGAACCGAAAGCCGCTGCTGCTGATCGGGGACAGCGCGCCGACGTTATGGGACGTGCCTCTACCGGACCTGCGATCGCGCCTGGCCGCCGCGCCGCATGTCGCGATCGAGCAGCCTGACGAGCCGCTCGCCCTGGCGCTTGTCGAACGGGCGCTTGGCCGGGCCGGTTCGCGTTATGCGCAGGATTTGCCGGAGTGGCTGCTGCGCCGGATCGAGCGCAGCTATGCCGCGATCGCGGAGGCTGTTCGCCTGCTCAATGAAGCGGCATTGTCATCGGGACGTAAGATTTCTGTCGCTATGGCCAAAGAGAGTCTGCAAGCGGCTGGTTTCTTGCCTATAGTGGCGGACGATCCGCACCCCTCATCATAG
- a CDS encoding ABC transporter ATP-binding protein, whose amino-acid sequence MTDSFAPAPMPAIEITNLTKVYAGGKRALDNINLTIPRGQIYGLLGPNGAGKSTTINILAGLVNKTSGTAKIWGFDIDQNPRNAKNSIGIVPQEIVFDPFFTPFETLENQAGYYGVPKERRRSMELLRAVHLEDKANAYARTLSGGMKRRLLVAKAMVHSPPILVLDEPTAGVDVQLRQQLWAYVRELNAQGVTIVLTTHYLEEAEELCDRIGIINHGRVITDKPTRELIAMAQEKVVQVTVDRDITAAPDAPCFEKVELTDPRTLTITYMKDRANAGQVLSAVQDSGLSIVDVVTRDPDLEDVFLNLTAAA is encoded by the coding sequence ATGACCGACAGCTTCGCCCCCGCCCCCATGCCCGCGATCGAGATCACCAACCTCACCAAAGTCTATGCGGGCGGCAAGCGCGCGCTCGACAATATCAACCTCACCATCCCGCGTGGCCAGATCTACGGCCTGCTCGGCCCCAATGGCGCGGGCAAGTCAACGACGATCAACATCCTCGCCGGCCTCGTCAACAAGACTAGCGGCACCGCGAAAATCTGGGGCTTCGACATCGACCAGAACCCCCGCAATGCCAAGAACAGCATCGGCATCGTGCCGCAGGAAATCGTCTTCGACCCCTTCTTCACGCCATTCGAGACGCTGGAGAATCAGGCGGGCTATTATGGTGTGCCGAAAGAACGCCGCCGCTCGATGGAACTGCTGCGCGCCGTCCATCTGGAGGACAAGGCCAACGCCTATGCCCGCACCCTGTCGGGCGGCATGAAGCGCCGCCTGCTGGTCGCAAAGGCGATGGTCCATTCCCCGCCAATCCTGGTGCTGGACGAACCGACCGCAGGCGTCGATGTCCAGCTCCGCCAGCAGCTCTGGGCTTATGTCCGCGAACTCAACGCACAGGGCGTCACCATCGTCCTCACGACGCACTATCTCGAAGAAGCCGAGGAACTGTGCGACCGCATCGGCATCATCAACCACGGCCGCGTCATCACCGACAAGCCTACCCGTGAACTCATCGCCATGGCGCAGGAAAAGGTCGTGCAGGTGACGGTCGATCGCGACATCACCGCCGCGCCAGACGCTCCCTGCTTCGAAAAAGTCGAACTCACCGACCCGCGCACGCTGACCATCACCTATATGAAAGACCGCGCCAATGCCGGTCAGGTGCTGAGCGCTGTCCAGGATAGCGGCCTGTCGATCGTGGACGTCGTCACGCGCGACCCGGATCTTGAGGATGTCTTCCTCAACCTGACGGCAGCGGCGTGA